GCGCTGATGGAAAAGGCGGACGATCGGTGACGACCGACCAACCGGGCTTTCGCCGGGCATGGCGCCGTCGTTTGCGCGAAGGTGACGCCGCCGATCCGCCTTTGGTGATCTTCGTCGTGACCTCGACGCGATCCGATCGCCTCGCCGGAGACTGGTTCACCGCCCTGGAACTTGGGCGAGCCCTGGAAAAGCGCTTCTGCTGGCGTTGGCGCTGCATCGCCCGTGACAGCGCCCCGACACAATTGGCCGAAGCCGACATCGTGGTGCATATGCTCCATGATGTCGATATTCGGACCTTCCGCCCGCCAAAGCCCGGCGCCCTTGTCGTTGGCTGGATGCGCAACTGGTTCAATTTATGGCCTTCCGTATCCTGGATCGATGACTTTGATCTTTTGCTGGCCTCCTCGGAGCGGGCCCGCGCCTTTGTCAGCGCCGCCACCGCCCTGCCCTGCGGCCTGCTGCGCATCGCCACCGATCCCGAGCGTTTCGCCCAAGGTCACCCCGACCCGGCCCTGGCCAGCGAGGTGCTGTTCACCGGCAGTTACTGGGGAACCCAACGCGGCCTTGCCCAAAGCGCCCGGCCCGCCGACTGGCCCGGCCGCTTCGCCATTTACGGAAAGAACTGGGAAGAGGTCGCCGGGATGGGCGCCCATGGGCGCGGCCCCTTGCCCTATGAGCGCCTGCCCGACGCCTACGCCTCGACCACTCTGGTTCTTGACGATGCGAATGCGGTGACCGCCCCCTGGGGCTCGGTCAACAGCCGGGTGTTCGATGCCCTGGCCGCCGGGCGTCTCGTGTTGAGCAACGGTGCCCTCGGCGCCCAAGAGATTTTTGGCGACGCCCTGCCCTGCTTTTCCGGGGCCGAGGAGCTAACCGCCCTGGTGCGTAGCTATCTGACCGACGAAGCGGCGCGGCAAGCCAAGGTCGCCACCTTGCGCGCCATGGTTCTGGCCGGGCATACCTATGCCCACCGCGCCGAGGAATTCCGGGCGCAGATCGCCGCCCTGGTCGGCGGCTTGCGGCTCTCGATCAAGACCGATCGGGAACCCGGCCATCCCGATCGGCCCGAAAGCGACGCCGCCCTGCAGAACGACGGTCAGATCCGCGCCCTGTCGCGCGCCCTGAAAACCCGGGGTCACATGGTCCGCGTCGATGCCCTGGCCCAGTGGACGCGGGCCGCCGGCCGGCTCGATGACGCCGCCCTGATCGTGCGCGGCGAAGCGCGTTTCCCCTATGATCTTGGCATCCCCCTTCTGATCTGGGCCTGCTCCCATCCGACACGGGTCAGTCCCGACGAGGCCGCGCCGGCCCTTGCGGTCTTTGAACCGGGTTGGGCCGACCAAGACCCCAGCTTGCCCGGCGCCCTGAGCGTTCCTCTCCTCGCCCCCGTTCCCCTGCCGCCGCTGCCCCGCCCGGCGACCCCACCCTCCGTCCCCAGCGTGGTTTATGTCGGCTCCGCGCCGCGCGATCCCGCCCTGCGGGCGGCCAGCATCGTCGCCCTGGCCCTGGAGGCCAAGCTGCCCTTTGGCGTCTATGGCCAGGGGTGGCACGATATCGTCCCGCCGACCCAGTTGTTCGACGGCGTGCTGAGCGATGACATGGTCCGGCTGCTGTTTGGCTATGCCCGGGTCGTCCTGATCGACCCGTTGGAAGATGCCGCTTTGCGCTGCCTGCCGCCGCCGCGTTTTCTCGATGCGATCCAGGCCGGGGCGGTCCCCGTCTGCCGGGCGGAAACGGCGCGCAACTGTCCGGGCGACTGGCTGCGGGCGATGGAGATCGCCGAGTCCGCCGATGAGCTCCATCGCCTTGTTCGGCGGCTGGCGACCAATCCCGGCTATCACGCCCAAAGGCTCGCCGTTCTGAGCGATCTGCTCGACCCGACCCCCGCCGACGCTTTCGCCGCCCGCATCGAAGACAGTGTTCGCCGCGCCTGGACCACCCTTGCCGATACCGAGCCCCCCGCGCCGCCTGTTTGCCCCCTGTGCGGCGGGATCGCCTTTGGCTCGGGGCCGGGCGGGCTGGCGCCCCTGCCGCCGCGCGACCAGCCGGTGCGTTGCCTGTCCTGCGGCGCCCTGGAGCGCCATCGCGGCCTGCGCCAGATGTGGACCATCCTGGCCGAAGCCGGGCTATGCGCCGGCCGCGCCTTGCAGTTCAGCCCCGAGGCCTCGGTGAAACCGCAGTGGTTCACCACCTTCGAGGTCTCGGTCTTCGGCGGCGACAACCACCTTGACCTGCAAGCGATCGACCGCCCCAACGGCGCCTATGAGTGGGTTCTTTGCAACCATGTCATCGAGCATGTCGCCGACGATGGCCTAGCCTTGGCCGAACTGCTGAGGATCCTTGCCCCCGGCGGGGTGATCGAACTCACCGTCCCCGATCCCTTCAGCCAAAGGCTGACCGAGGATTGGGGCTTCCCGCGCGAGGACCTGCACGGCCATTACCGCCTTTATGGCCGTGACCTGCTGGAGCGCTTGTTCCGGCGCACCGGGCCCTTGCCGGTTTTTCCGGCGACGGCGCGCGATCCGCTGACGGGGCGCGAGGATCTTGTGCTGTTTCTGGCCCGCGAGCCCCAGGCCCTCGCCCCGCTGGCCGCCCTCCTCCCCCGCTCCGAATTGGCGTTGACGGGGTTGTAAGCGCCCTATGGCTGGGGGAGATCGCCCCGCAGAAAGCCGGTGATCGCCTCGGCCAGATCGGCCGGGATGGTCGGCGAGATCAGCATCCGGGTCAGAATGCGAAAGGGATCGATCGGCGCGGCGGCCTTGTCCTCGCGGAAAACGCTTTCGATCATCGCCAGATGGCCCATGGCCTGGGGATCGTGGATATGGCCCACCGACCACGGGCCCAGCCGCGCCGACACATCGGCGAAGGTCGCGCCCAAGACCTTGGCCTCAGCCGCCAATCCCATGGCGCGCGCCACATACCACCCCTGAAGGCCATAGCGGGCGAGAAAGCCGTGGGGCGAAGACGCCAGCATGACCAGCGCCGCCACCGCCTCGAGCCGCGCTTCCCTATCATCCGGCGCTCCGGCCGAGAAATCGCGCAGGGCGCCCAGGATGGCGGCGATGGCCTCGGCCCGGGTGCGCTGGTAATGGCGCGCCGTGGTCTGGGCGGCGCCAACCCGGGTCACCGCCGTCACCAAGGGCAGATAGACCGGATCGGTCCGCTCCATCAGCCGAACCCACATCGCATAATCCTGGGTGAAGCGGTTGCGGGGATCAAAGCCCGCCGTCTGGGCGAAGAGATCGCGATGGACGACGATCGAGATCCCCTGGATCAGGTTGACCGAGGTCATCGCCAGCCGACGCAGTCCCGCCGATCCCGTCATCAGCGGCCCCAGGGGCGCCACCACCTGCTCTTCCCCGGCGTCATTGCGCCGGATCACCGCCGTATGGTGAAAGGCGGGCGCCAAACCGTCGCGACGCAGCAGGGCGGCATGGGCGGCCAGTTTGTCGGGCGCGAACAGATCATCGCTGGACAGCCAGGCGATCCACTCCTCCCGGGCCATGGCCAAGCACGCGTTCAGCGCCGCCCCGGTGCCGCCATTGGCTTGGCTGCTCCAGCGCAGGCGCGGATCGGCCGCCGCCCGCTCAGTCAGGAGCGTCGCCACCCCATCGGTCGAGCCATCATCGACCACCACCGCCTCCCACAGCGGCCAACTTTGGGCGGCGATCGAGTCCAGACAGGCCCCGATGAGATCCCGGTGATTATAGACCGGGACCATGACGGAAAACCTTGGCGCGAAAAGGCGCGGCCGTCCCGGGCCATCAAGAAAAGCCAGGGCCACCGCCGGCGAGTCCGCATCGATCGCCTCGCCCAGCAGATAAACGAAGGCCGGCCCCAGGACCTCGGGCGTCCACCGCGCGGCGGCTTCGCCACCCAGGGTGACCACCACCATCCGGGACGCCTTCGCCAAAGCGCCCTCGATCAGGGCGCGCCCCGCCTCATCGCCAAGCCCGTCAAGAACGCGATCAAGCACGACCGTCCCGTCGTCCCACGCCCCTTTGCCCGGAAAATCCCCCCCGGCCAGATGGCGGGCGAAGCTCTTGCGCTCCGCCGGCCCCAGATGACGCAGCGCGATGACGGTCATGCTTCCTTCTCCGGCAAGCGATCGACAACCATCAAGGTCTTCATCGCCCCGGAGGCCGGCTGGCGATAGACATCCACCCCGGCCAGGGTCAGGCCAAGAGCGGCGAACCGCTCCTGATAGGCGGCCAGGGAACGCCAGCGCACATGGCGGACCGGCCCCGGCGCGGCGGCGGCCCCTTGCCCCTCGGCCTCGGGGAAATGCTCCAGAATCAGCAAAACGCCGCCGGGGACGACATGGGCGGCCAACCGGTCAAGCGTCTGCCGCCAGACCGCGTCATCAAGCACATGGAACAAGACATCAAGGCAGAGCACCACCCGGGCCGGCGGCTCGGACAGATCGGCCAAAGATCCGCACTGAAACGATCCGCCCGGCACTCGCTTGGCCGCCTCATCGACCGCCGTCGGCGAGAAATCCACCCCGCGCACGGAAAAACCCAGGCCGGCGAACCTTTGGGCCACATGGCCCGAGCCGCAGCCGCAATCAAGCAGATCAACGCCTTGCGGAGTGGCAAAGCGCGCCTGAAGCGGCGCGATCAGATGGCGCAAGTTCTCCTCGTAATCGGCGCGGTTCTCCGCCTCGTCAAGGTCCTGGTGGGCCACGGCGCGCAATTGGCCGCGCAGATCGCCATGGCGGCGATCCCAATAGGCCGCCGGATCGAAGACAGCGTTTTTGCGGGCACCGGGCGGACCGCTCAACAGCGCCCGCGTCGCCTCGATCTGGCGGGGCAAATCGAAGGTCTCGGCGAAAGCCCGATAGTCCGCGAAGTCCTCGCGCCGCAGCAGGGCCACCGCCTCGTCAACGGAATTGAATAAGATCTCGCGCGGCCATAACCGCCCGGCACCGGGGTAGTTATGGACCACCGGCCGGCACCCCGAAGCCATGGCCTCCAGAATATTCAACCCGAAGCTTTCATAAAGCGTGGTCGACAGCAGCGCCCCCATCGCCCTGTACCACGCCGGCATCGTGGACACGGGACCGTGGAAACTCACATGCGCCCCCAGGCCGCGCTCGGCGATCTGATGGGCCAGATAGCGCGCCGTCCGCCGACAGGGCATGGCTCCGGCCATATGCAGGTGATAGCGCGGGTCCTCTTCGACCAAGGCGCCGATGATCTGCAGGGCCAGCATCGGGTTTTTCTTCATCGCCACATCGCCAACCCAGCCGATGGCATGGGGATCGGCGGCCCGCCCCGGACGAAACAGCGTGCAATCGACGCCATTGGCGATGACCGTGATCTCGACCCGCTTGGCCAGCCCGGGGATCGCCTCCTCCACCTCGCCGCGGATATCCTCGCCCACCAGGATCAGGTGATCGACGACCTCCCAGGGGATCGACTGGGGGAATGTGCTGTCGTAAATCTCGGTGGAATGCAGGCGGATGACCACGCGCTTACCGCCAAGATCAAGCGACCGCGTCGCCCAGGCCGCATGATGGGCGCACCATTCGAACCACACCACATCGGCGTCGGCGATCGCCTCGGCCAGCCCCTCCGTACCCTGGGGATGCAGGAAACGCACCGCGAAATCGCGATCGAGCGGCGCGATCAGGTCGCGCATGAACGAGCGTTCCACGGGCTTCAAGGTGTCGATAATCAAAAGCCGCGGCAAGGATCCGTTCATTGCCCCCCCTCCCCAAGCGATGACTCGGCCAGCAGACGATCCATCCGCTCCCAGAAAACACAGCGCGCCACATCCATGCCATAGGACGGCGCCACCCGCCGCGCCGCGTCGATCAGGCTTTGGCGCCAGACCTCATCGCGATCAAGCCGCGTCAAGGTCTCCACCAAACGGTCGACATCGGCTATGCCGACCACCGCCCCGCAGCCTTCCTCGGCGAACAGCCGGGCGGCGTAGCTATCGGCCGGGGCATGGACCAGGATCGGGCGGCCGGACATCAGATAATCGCCCAGCTTCCCCGGCGCCGCCGTCCGCACCACCTCGGGCACGCCGCTGGTGAAGGCCAAAGGCAGCACTAGGGCCTCGGCGGCGCGCTGGATCGGCACCACGGCCTGGGCCGTCACCGCCGCGTGGGGGAAGACATGGGGCCCGGTCAATCCCAGGCCCCGCAGCGTCGCCGTGTCTTGAGGGGTATAAAGATGCAATTGCCAGCGCCCGGCCAGACGGTCGAGGGCGGCGACCACCCGCCCCAGGGCATCGGCCTGGGCGTGATAGATCGATCCGGTGAACACCAGCGACAAGGCGGCCGGTGGCGCCGGCCAAGGCGGAGGGGGCTCTCGGTTGAGCGGGGTGAGCGATCCATTGAGCACGACGATCGGCCGCCGGCCATAGCGCGCGGCGATGCCATCGGCGAGCAAGGGATTGGGCGCGATAATCTCGGCCGCCTCCCGGGTCCAGACCCTGGCCCAGCGCTCGGCGCCGGCCCGCACCACCGCCATGCTGTCGGGCCACTGGAAGACCGGATCATCAAACAGATAGACCACCAAGGGAATGCCCAAGGCGCGGGCGACCAAGGTGGCGGCGGGCAGGTCAAGGGGATCGGCGGTGCAGGCCAGCAGCGCGCACGGGCGATCGGCGCCAACCAGGGCGAGGATCTCGGCGGCCCGCGCCGCGACGAAGCCCTCATAGCCGGCCGCCGCCGCCTCCCCCGCGCCCAGAGCCTCGACCCATCCGGCGGGGGGGCGGGTTGTCTGAAAGGTCCAGACCGCCCCGTCGGCCTGCGTTGGTTGGGCCGGCAGACCCGCCGTGACGAAGCGCAGGGCCAGGGCGGGCCGTCCGTCAAGCAGCCGCCCGAGAACCGCCGCCTGCCCCATCGGATCGGGGGGAACGGCCGGTGACAACACCACCAACGGCCGGTCGGCGGCGACCGGGGGCGGACGGCGATCGAGATCGCGAAAGACGGCGCTATCTAGCTTATGGACATGTTCGGCTCGCGAGCCGGTGATCGACCAGAAAACGGCCGTACCGGCGGGGTGACGGGAGCCTTCGGCGGCGTTCCCGCCATCCTCGGGGCCCCAGGGCGCCGCGTCCATCACCTCGGGCGCCAGGAAACCGATCTCCAGACCGCCATTCAGCGTCACCGCCGCCAGGGCCGCCTGATCAAGGTGCCAGAGCAGCAAACCGCGGGCGATCTGCGCCTCGATATAGGCGCGAAGGAGGGTGGCGAAGCGCTGGCCGGCGCCCTCAAAGGGCACCACCACGACCGAGGCGGTCAGCCACGCCCACAGGTTCATCCGCAGCTTGGGAAAGGCGATCAGCGCCGCCGCCTTGCCTTCAACCGCCCGCCATAGGTCATCAAGGGGGGCGACCGCCAGCAGATCAGCATCGGTTATGAGGATCGGCCGCTGGTAGGCCTGCTGAAGAGCCGGCAGCACCAGAAAGCGCAGGCAGGTGTAATAAACCAAGGTGGGCTCGCCCGCCGCCAGCCCGCCGGGCAA
The DNA window shown above is from Rhodospirillum rubrum ATCC 11170 and carries:
- a CDS encoding glycosyltransferase family 4 protein, whose product is MSAMDAEDSPFTALGDEAWEAGSWRKAALFYGRALDGGEVGPPITARLIFRQMVAEANSGAILPALRALRALLALPIEEWPSDVRSQLPTAEAALLHRAGQPEEADRAAQSYGPVALASGYTSGSAMLRFGAAFQAAVARPPGRLDLRWLLPALPPPPSQGGAAGVLLIACDSAYFERYGPAAWTALRRQDAGNTLLHVHLCAPTPAAQRLALALAKADPLLRFTTSPLPGGLAAGEPTLVYYTCLRFLVLPALQQAYQRPILITDADLLAVAPLDDLWRAVEGKAAALIAFPKLRMNLWAWLTASVVVVPFEGAGQRFATLLRAYIEAQIARGLLLWHLDQAALAAVTLNGGLEIGFLAPEVMDAAPWGPEDGGNAAEGSRHPAGTAVFWSITGSRAEHVHKLDSAVFRDLDRRPPPVAADRPLVVLSPAVPPDPMGQAAVLGRLLDGRPALALRFVTAGLPAQPTQADGAVWTFQTTRPPAGWVEALGAGEAAAAGYEGFVAARAAEILALVGADRPCALLACTADPLDLPAATLVARALGIPLVVYLFDDPVFQWPDSMAVVRAGAERWARVWTREAAEIIAPNPLLADGIAARYGRRPIVVLNGSLTPLNREPPPPWPAPPAALSLVFTGSIYHAQADALGRVVAALDRLAGRWQLHLYTPQDTATLRGLGLTGPHVFPHAAVTAQAVVPIQRAAEALVLPLAFTSGVPEVVRTAAPGKLGDYLMSGRPILVHAPADSYAARLFAEEGCGAVVGIADVDRLVETLTRLDRDEVWRQSLIDAARRVAPSYGMDVARCVFWERMDRLLAESSLGEGGQ
- a CDS encoding glycosyltransferase family protein; this encodes MTTDQPGFRRAWRRRLREGDAADPPLVIFVVTSTRSDRLAGDWFTALELGRALEKRFCWRWRCIARDSAPTQLAEADIVVHMLHDVDIRTFRPPKPGALVVGWMRNWFNLWPSVSWIDDFDLLLASSERARAFVSAATALPCGLLRIATDPERFAQGHPDPALASEVLFTGSYWGTQRGLAQSARPADWPGRFAIYGKNWEEVAGMGAHGRGPLPYERLPDAYASTTLVLDDANAVTAPWGSVNSRVFDALAAGRLVLSNGALGAQEIFGDALPCFSGAEELTALVRSYLTDEAARQAKVATLRAMVLAGHTYAHRAEEFRAQIAALVGGLRLSIKTDREPGHPDRPESDAALQNDGQIRALSRALKTRGHMVRVDALAQWTRAAGRLDDAALIVRGEARFPYDLGIPLLIWACSHPTRVSPDEAAPALAVFEPGWADQDPSLPGALSVPLLAPVPLPPLPRPATPPSVPSVVYVGSAPRDPALRAASIVALALEAKLPFGVYGQGWHDIVPPTQLFDGVLSDDMVRLLFGYARVVLIDPLEDAALRCLPPPRFLDAIQAGAVPVCRAETARNCPGDWLRAMEIAESADELHRLVRRLATNPGYHAQRLAVLSDLLDPTPADAFAARIEDSVRRAWTTLADTEPPAPPVCPLCGGIAFGSGPGGLAPLPPRDQPVRCLSCGALERHRGLRQMWTILAEAGLCAGRALQFSPEASVKPQWFTTFEVSVFGGDNHLDLQAIDRPNGAYEWVLCNHVIEHVADDGLALAELLRILAPGGVIELTVPDPFSQRLTEDWGFPREDLHGHYRLYGRDLLERLFRRTGPLPVFPATARDPLTGREDLVLFLAREPQALAPLAALLPRSELALTGL
- a CDS encoding glycosyltransferase, with the protein product MNGSLPRLLIIDTLKPVERSFMRDLIAPLDRDFAVRFLHPQGTEGLAEAIADADVVWFEWCAHHAAWATRSLDLGGKRVVIRLHSTEIYDSTFPQSIPWEVVDHLILVGEDIRGEVEEAIPGLAKRVEITVIANGVDCTLFRPGRAADPHAIGWVGDVAMKKNPMLALQIIGALVEEDPRYHLHMAGAMPCRRTARYLAHQIAERGLGAHVSFHGPVSTMPAWYRAMGALLSTTLYESFGLNILEAMASGCRPVVHNYPGAGRLWPREILFNSVDEAVALLRREDFADYRAFAETFDLPRQIEATRALLSGPPGARKNAVFDPAAYWDRRHGDLRGQLRAVAHQDLDEAENRADYEENLRHLIAPLQARFATPQGVDLLDCGCGSGHVAQRFAGLGFSVRGVDFSPTAVDEAAKRVPGGSFQCGSLADLSEPPARVVLCLDVLFHVLDDAVWRQTLDRLAAHVVPGGVLLILEHFPEAEGQGAAAAPGPVRHVRWRSLAAYQERFAALGLTLAGVDVYRQPASGAMKTLMVVDRLPEKEA
- a CDS encoding glycosyltransferase family 2 protein, whose translation is MTVIALRHLGPAERKSFARHLAGGDFPGKGAWDDGTVVLDRVLDGLGDEAGRALIEGALAKASRMVVVTLGGEAAARWTPEVLGPAFVYLLGEAIDADSPAVALAFLDGPGRPRLFAPRFSVMVPVYNHRDLIGACLDSIAAQSWPLWEAVVVDDGSTDGVATLLTERAAADPRLRWSSQANGGTGAALNACLAMAREEWIAWLSSDDLFAPDKLAAHAALLRRDGLAPAFHHTAVIRRNDAGEEQVVAPLGPLMTGSAGLRRLAMTSVNLIQGISIVVHRDLFAQTAGFDPRNRFTQDYAMWVRLMERTDPVYLPLVTAVTRVGAAQTTARHYQRTRAEAIAAILGALRDFSAGAPDDREARLEAVAALVMLASSPHGFLARYGLQGWYVARAMGLAAEAKVLGATFADVSARLGPWSVGHIHDPQAMGHLAMIESVFREDKAAAPIDPFRILTRMLISPTIPADLAEAITGFLRGDLPQP